DNA sequence from the Alkaliphilus metalliredigens QYMF genome:
GCGGGATATTCAGAAGTGTGACCTTCTGATTGTAATTGGAACAAGTTTAGAAGTGTATCCTGTGAATCATCTTCCGATGCTAACAAAAGGAAAGAAAGTTTTTATCAATAATGAAGAGAGGAGTACTGACTATGCCTTTGATTTAACCATCATAGGAAAGGCAAAGGAAGTACTAGAAGCGTTGAATCATTATCTATTATTGTAGCACTTTTTATGAAAACACATCATGATCTCCAGATCAAATCGGCATAGCTTGATAATCAAAGCCTTTATTTGTGAGTCTAAAGGCTTTCTACTTATGGGATTTTCTAATAAAGGTACTCCATATAATTGATTGTTTTTTATAAATTCTAAATATTTACCCTATTTATGTTATTATGTGTTAAAATATAGAAGTGAGAAATTAGTGGAAATTTGTCGAACTAAAGCAGATCTGAATGACAACTCTTAGAAGAGTTTGAATGGCTATTAATTCCTAATGGAGGAGTAGTGGTTAAGGGAAGGCGACACAATAAACTTGATAAAGGCAAACTTATTGAAAAATAAGGACGCAAAGCTATGGATCTAAGGGGATCTTTATTCCTATGATTGCCAGGTTGCCAAAATAAAACTAGAAATCATAGAACAAGTATGATTTGTGGGGATTTGTTTATGCAGGCACCTGGGTTTTTACATAAAAAGTGGGTGTCTTTTTATGTGGTTAAATAAGAGTAAAGTAAGGAATTTTATTTAAAATAAAATATGGGGGGGTTATTAAGTGAAAAGTATTAAAACAAAATTGATTGTCTATTTTTCTGTATTAATTTTATTTGTATCTGGAAGTTTTGCCATTGTTTCTTTAACTACAGCTGGAGATGCAGTTACACAAGAAGTAGACAAAGCTCTGGGATTATTAGCAGAAGAAGGGAGCCGGATGATAAACGCTAGAATTGATACTCACTATGTATATATTGAAGGACTTTCGACTAGAGATTTGATAAGTAGTGAAGAGGCTTCTTTAGAAGAAAAATTAACTTTTCTAGAAGTAATAGTCCAACAGCGAGAAGATTATATTAGGATAGGCATTGTTGGTCAAGATGGATTTCTTCATTTTACAGATTCTTTCAGGACTGATGATACTGGGATCGACGTAAATATGAGAGACTACTTTACTGACTCCATGGCTGGTCGTAGAGGCATGATGCCTCCCACAGTTAGTATAAATCCAGCAGACAATGGATCTGTAGTCGTAGCTTTATCTGCTCCGATATATAATACCAACAATGAAGTTATAGGGGGGCTTGTGGGCATTAAAGATGCCAACTTCTTAAATGCCATTTCTGATGACATGGGTTTTGGAGACATGGGGTATGCCTTCATGATCAATGGAGAAGGTACAGTCATAGCCTATCCAGACAGAGATAGGGTAATCAATCAATGGAATCCAATTGAAGAAGTGCAGCATGCTCCCACCTTACAGTCCATGGCAGGATTATTTGAAACAATGATTGAAGAACAAACTGGTGTCAGTAGCTATCAGTTTGAAGGAAATGATCTTTATTCGGGATACGCACCTATTGAAGGTACGGATTGGATCATGGCCATTACTGCAAATGAAGAGGAAGTATTAGGTGCTATTCCAAGACTCCAAAGAAGTATTACTTTAACTGCTGTTATTATTTTAGCCATCAGTATCGCTCTTTGTTATCTAATAGGAAATTCAATTGTAAAACCAATCATTTCAACTATAAGATATTCGGAGAGAATAGCTGATTTGGATATTACAGAAGATATGCCAGAAGTATTGATGAAAAGAAAAGATGAGATTGGTTCCTTAGCAACTGCATTTCAGACTATTACGGACAACCTCAGGGTGTTTATCAGGCAAATCTCAGACACTTCTCAACAGGTAGCGGCCTCCTCTGAAGAGTTAACAGCCTCTAGTCAACAGTCAGCTACAGCAGCCGATGAAGTAGCTAGAACTATTGAGGAAATTGCTAAAGGCGCTAACGACCAAGCAAAGGATACAGAAAAGGGCGTAGAGCATATTAACGAATTAGGTGACTTAATTGAAAAAGATCAGCAATTTATCAGAAATTTAAATACTTCTGCAAATGAAGTTATTAAATTAAAGGATGACGGACTAGAAATATTAAAAGAGTTGGTGAAAAAGAGCAATACGACGAATCAATCGGCAAAGAAAGTACATGAGATTATTGTCAATACAAATGAAAGTGCAGAAAAAATAGACAGCGCTAGTCAGATGATTAAAGATATTGCAGCACAAACAAACCTATTGGCATTAAATGCAGCCATAGAAGCAGCTAGATGTAACTGGTAAAATAAAAGGGAGAGATTTTGGCAAACAAAAACGGAGAATAATTTCCAATTTACTACAATAATAATATCCCTTCTGGTAGAATTAGTTAGCTAGTGACACCAGAGGAGGAATGAAATTGAAGGAGTGGAATATGTTTGCTGAAATCCAAGGATACAAGTCCAAAGGACTGAATAAATCACAGGTAGCAAGGAGGCTGGAGATCGACTATAAAACAGTACATAAATATTGGGATATGACACCAGATGAATTTGCAAGCTTAAGACAAAGAACTGAATCTAGAGAAAGGAAGGTGGACAAATATAAGGACGAAGTCTTAGCATGGATTAGAGAACATAGGGATTTATCAAGTGCTCAAATATATGATTGGCTAGAGGAAAAATATCATGTGCTGGACTTTAAGGATAGAACTTTACGACTATATGTCAATCACTTAAGGGAAGAACATAAGCTCCCTAAAGTAGTTTCAGCAAGGCAATTTGAGGAGGTGGATGAGCTTCCTATGGGATATCAAGCACAGGTTGACCTGGGCCAAATATGGCTAGATAAACCTGACAAAACAAGAATCAAAGTATATTGCTTTGGTATGGTTTTATCCCATTCCAGACATAAATACATCTATTGGATAGACAAGCCCTTTACTACCCAGACATTCATTGAGGCCCATAATAAAGCCTTTGAATATTTTGGAGGAATGCCTAAGGAGGTTGTTTATGACCAGGACAGAGTCCTAGTGGTATCAGAAAATCATGGAGATATCATATACACAGAAGGATTTCAAAACTATATTAATTCCCTTAAGTTTAAAGTGTACCTTTGCAGGGGTTATGACCCACAGAGTAAAGGGAAAATTGAAGCCGTAGTGAAATATGCCAAGTATAATTTTGCAAAGAATAGAACATTTGTAGATATTGACTCATTTAATGATGATTCGCTGAAATGGTTAGAAAGAAGAGGTAATAAAAAAGTCCATGAAACAACAAAGAAGGTACCGGCAGAAGTGTTTGCCCTGGAAAAGGAACACTTAAAGCCAATACCCACTCTATTTGTAAACACAACTAATACAAATAGTTTAACCTATCTCGTTAGAAAAAACAATACAGTTTTTTACAAGCAAAATAGATACCAAGTCCCTACGGGAACCTATTCTCCAGGGAAAGAGGTTAAATTAATTATTAAGAAAGATACCATGGAAATTAAGAACCAAGATACAGAACAGTTAATTATTGAACATAAAATCAGTCAGGATAAAGGAAAATTAGTGAAAATAGAGCACTATGATAGGAATGAGAGTAAACACTGTACAAGTCATGAAATCTACAACAAAGTGTTAAAAAGCTTAGACCATACTGAAAAGGCTAATGAATTTGTTGATGTATTAAAAATAGAGAAGCCAAGACACTTTAAAGATCAATTTGCCCTAATAATGAATACAGTAAAAAACCAAGACAAATCAATTGTTCAAAGGGCATTAAGCTACTGTATTGAAAGGAAATTGTTTAGCGCAGGGCTCTTGAAGGATGCCATACAGTACTTAAAACTTGAAGAAAACAGACAACTAAATAAGAAGTACTTTAAAGCTGACATAACTACTCCTTCAAAATATCAGGATTTAAAGCCTCAAGTACGAGATATTAGAGAATACATGAGTGCCCTGAAGGAGGATAAAAGAAAATGGAAAAATTAGAATCAATAAAGGATCACGCTAAAAAACTCAAATTGAACTACTTAAATACCAATGCAGATTCCATCGTTGAAAATGCTGACATAAACAACATTTCATATCAGAATCTTTTACTGTCAATATTAGAAAACGAAGTCGATCTCAGAGAGAAAAAGGCCCAGGAACGCAGAGTTAAGGCTGCAGGCTTTCCGGTACTTAAGACAATAGAAGAGTTCGATCTAACCTTTCAAAGATCGATTACCCAAAGACAAATCAATAGTCTTATTGAGATGGACTGGATAGATAGAATGTATAATCTAATACTTTTAGGCCCTCCAGGGGTAGGTAAAAGCCACTTGTGTATTGCATTAGGGTACAAGGCTGTAGAGATGGGCTACAAGGTTAGCTTCACCACCATGGACAATCTGATGCACTGTTTAAAAACACAGGAGATATCAAGAAAAAGCAAAGGGAAAATCAACAATGTTTTATCTTCTAGTCTTCTGATCATCGATGAGCTAGGTTACCTCCCCATATCAAGAGAAGAAGCGAACTTGTTTTTCCAATTAATATCAGCCCTTCATGAACAAACATCGTTAATTATTACCTCCAACAAAGGGCTTGAAGATTGGACCGAGTTATTAGGGGACCCCGCTTTAACCACGGCAGTGTTAGATAGAATCACTTACAGATGTGAGCTATTTAATATGACAGGTAAGAGCTATAGATTAGAACATCGAGAATCATTGTTTTAATAGATGAAGGAGGCGATTGTGATTATGTTGTTAAGAGAGAAAGATTTAAAAAAGTATTTGTTTAGCAGAAGGATAACTATCTCTGATGGCTTAAAGCAGGAATTATTAAATGAGTATGGATCTCCTGTAGAAGATGATGAAGGTCATATTTTCGAGTATACGGAGCAAGATATTTATGAGCAAATCAGAAAAGTCATAAGAGATAAAAACTAATATTCGTTTAATAAAGTTCAGTGATTATAAGATAAATTACAAGCAGTAGTGTATGGAGAGATTTGGAAATTACTATGGAAAACTATTTGCCAAAATTTCTCCAAAAACACTTGCCAGTTACACTAGAGCAGGAGATGCAGGTAAAGGATTTGCAGTAGTAGCAGATGAAATACGAAAGTTAGCAGAACAGTCTAGTGCCTTTACAGAGGAGATTGCTACTATCATCAAAGAATTAACTGATAAAACAGGAAATGCTGTTAAGACAATGCAAGAGGTCGGTAAAATCACAAAATCTCAAACAGAAAGCG
Encoded proteins:
- a CDS encoding methyl-accepting chemotaxis protein, whose protein sequence is MKSIKTKLIVYFSVLILFVSGSFAIVSLTTAGDAVTQEVDKALGLLAEEGSRMINARIDTHYVYIEGLSTRDLISSEEASLEEKLTFLEVIVQQREDYIRIGIVGQDGFLHFTDSFRTDDTGIDVNMRDYFTDSMAGRRGMMPPTVSINPADNGSVVVALSAPIYNTNNEVIGGLVGIKDANFLNAISDDMGFGDMGYAFMINGEGTVIAYPDRDRVINQWNPIEEVQHAPTLQSMAGLFETMIEEQTGVSSYQFEGNDLYSGYAPIEGTDWIMAITANEEEVLGAIPRLQRSITLTAVIILAISIALCYLIGNSIVKPIISTIRYSERIADLDITEDMPEVLMKRKDEIGSLATAFQTITDNLRVFIRQISDTSQQVAASSEELTASSQQSATAADEVARTIEEIAKGANDQAKDTEKGVEHINELGDLIEKDQQFIRNLNTSANEVIKLKDDGLEILKELVKKSNTTNQSAKKVHEIIVNTNESAEKIDSASQMIKDIAAQTNLLALNAAIEAARCNW
- the istA gene encoding IS21 family transposase, producing the protein MKEWNMFAEIQGYKSKGLNKSQVARRLEIDYKTVHKYWDMTPDEFASLRQRTESRERKVDKYKDEVLAWIREHRDLSSAQIYDWLEEKYHVLDFKDRTLRLYVNHLREEHKLPKVVSARQFEEVDELPMGYQAQVDLGQIWLDKPDKTRIKVYCFGMVLSHSRHKYIYWIDKPFTTQTFIEAHNKAFEYFGGMPKEVVYDQDRVLVVSENHGDIIYTEGFQNYINSLKFKVYLCRGYDPQSKGKIEAVVKYAKYNFAKNRTFVDIDSFNDDSLKWLERRGNKKVHETTKKVPAEVFALEKEHLKPIPTLFVNTTNTNSLTYLVRKNNTVFYKQNRYQVPTGTYSPGKEVKLIIKKDTMEIKNQDTEQLIIEHKISQDKGKLVKIEHYDRNESKHCTSHEIYNKVLKSLDHTEKANEFVDVLKIEKPRHFKDQFALIMNTVKNQDKSIVQRALSYCIERKLFSAGLLKDAIQYLKLEENRQLNKKYFKADITTPSKYQDLKPQVRDIREYMSALKEDKRKWKN
- the istB gene encoding IS21-like element helper ATPase IstB, which gives rise to MEKLESIKDHAKKLKLNYLNTNADSIVENADINNISYQNLLLSILENEVDLREKKAQERRVKAAGFPVLKTIEEFDLTFQRSITQRQINSLIEMDWIDRMYNLILLGPPGVGKSHLCIALGYKAVEMGYKVSFTTMDNLMHCLKTQEISRKSKGKINNVLSSSLLIIDELGYLPISREEANLFFQLISALHEQTSLIITSNKGLEDWTELLGDPALTTAVLDRITYRCELFNMTGKSYRLEHRESLF